One window of the Eucalyptus grandis isolate ANBG69807.140 chromosome 8, ASM1654582v1, whole genome shotgun sequence genome contains the following:
- the LOC120287490 gene encoding LOW QUALITY PROTEIN: cysteine desulfurase SufS-like (The sequence of the model RefSeq protein was modified relative to this genomic sequence to represent the inferred CDS: inserted 3 bases in 2 codons): protein MELEQPRQPHLNNINKYINPRTGKGSPSPSPLPSRSDLCKHSASFRKLGVGVPAAAGGISNVEKKVSWLRSQIIGGDAEFDSPFGRRRLTYADSTASGRCIRYVEDFIVDNILPFYGNSHTSNSHVGHRTTKTVHEASSYIKRCLGXGPEDVILFCGSGSTGSIKRLQEVMGIAVPSLLRXRMIKCMPSEERWVVLVGPYEHHSNLLSWRQSLAEVVEIGLDEDGSIDMEDLRQNLESYRDANRPILGSFSACSNVTGICTDTRAVTKLLHQFGAFACFDFAASAPYVEIDMRSGEVDGYDAIFLSGHKFLGGPGSPGILLMSKALYRLGSFPPSTCGGGTVDYVNGFNEKDTLYVEDIEERENAGTPQIIQITRAALAFWLKDYVGNEVIEKLEHKYIKEAIERLSKNQNIEILGNRTAKRQAILSFLIYSTTNSPPDCRRSMELSLQKWGFMGQDT, encoded by the exons ATGGAACTAGAGCAACCCAGGCAACCCCATCTCAACAACATTAACAAGTACATCAACCCAAGAACAGGCAAGGGTAGTCCGTCACCATCGCCATTACCATCGAGGAGTGATCTGTGCAAGCACTCCGCATCCTTTCGGAAGCTTGGAGTGGGAGTCCCAGCAGCGGCGGGCGGCATCTCCAACGTGGAGAAGAAGGTCTCGTGGCTCCGCTCTCAGATCATCGGCGGCGACGCCGAGTTTGACTCACCGTTTGGCAGGCGACGGCTCACATACGCTGATAGCACCGCCTCTGGCCGCTGCATCCGCTACGTTGAGGACTTCATCGTCGACAACATCCTTCCGTTTTACG GTAACTCACACACGTCGAACAGCCACGTAGGTCACCGGACCACCAAGACAGTGCACGAGGCCTCGAGCTACATCAAACGGTGCCTAG GGGGACCTGAGGACGTGATTTTGTTCTGCGGATCAGGATCCACTGGGTCGATCAAGCGGCTCCAAGAAGTCATGGGCATTGCAGTGCCATCGCTCCTAAG GAGGATGATTAAGTGCATGCCAAGCGAAGAGAGATGGGTGGTCCTAGTGGGGCCTTATGAGCACCACTCAAACCTTCTCTCATGGAGGCAAAGTCTAGCGGAGGTCGTAGAGATCGGACTAGATGAAGATGGGTCGATAGACATGGAAGATTTAAGGCAAAATCTCGAGTCTTATCGAGATGCTAACAGGCCAATTCTGGGTTCTTTCTCAGCCTGCAGTAATGTAACCGGGATTTGTACCGACACAAGAGCTGTCACGAAGCTGCTTCACCAATTCGGTGCCTTTGCTTGCTTTGATTTTGCAGCTAG TGCACCTTATGTGGAAATCGACATGAGATCGGGGGAAGTCGACGGTTATGATGCTATCTTCCTGAGTGGGCACAAGTTCCTCGGTGGACCTGGGTCTCCAGGAATCCTGCTCATGAGCAAGGCTCTCTATCGGCTTGGATCATTTCCCCCATCAACCTGTGGAGGAGGAACTGTTGATTATGTGAATGGCTTCAATGAAAAG GATACGTTATACGTGGAAGAcattgaagaaagagagaatgctGGGACTCCACAAATTATTCAGATCACAAGAGCAGCATTGGCATTTTGGTTGAAAGATTACGTGGGAAATGAAGTGATCGAGAAACTGGAGCACAAGTACATTAAAGAAGCAATCGAAAGGCTCTCCAAAAACCAGAACATAGAGATTCTCGGGAACAGAACAGCTAAGAGACAAGCTATATTGTCTTTCCTGATATACTCAACAACTAATTCCCCACCAGATTGTa